The following coding sequences are from one Prochlorococcus sp. MIT 0604 window:
- a CDS encoding DNA-3-methyladenine glycosylase, protein MEEELFPKNFFYRHSKLVAPDLIGCYLIKKNSEINQVKGVIVETEAYSQEEEACNGYRNMTKSNKSLFGKPGTFYIYKSYGIHHCLNIVTDKEDFASGVLIRSVFISKQNERLASGPGLVTKAFNVDISFNSLEVLNKISLWIAPRDSTLEDKDLIQTTRIGISKAKNIKWRWYLKNSRSVSKRLKGDKTPKFQ, encoded by the coding sequence ATAGAAGAAGAATTATTTCCAAAAAATTTTTTTTATCGGCACTCTAAACTTGTTGCACCTGATTTAATTGGCTGTTACCTCATAAAAAAAAATAGTGAGATAAATCAAGTTAAGGGGGTAATTGTTGAAACTGAAGCCTATTCACAGGAAGAGGAAGCCTGTAATGGCTACCGCAACATGACTAAATCAAATAAATCATTATTTGGCAAACCTGGAACATTTTATATTTACAAATCTTATGGCATTCATCATTGTTTAAATATAGTTACTGATAAAGAAGATTTTGCTAGTGGTGTATTAATAAGATCAGTTTTTATCTCCAAACAGAATGAAAGATTAGCTTCTGGACCTGGCCTAGTTACTAAAGCATTTAATGTAGATATTTCATTTAACTCACTGGAAGTTCTTAATAAAATATCTTTATGGATTGCTCCAAGAGACTCCACACTAGAAGATAAAGATCTTATTCAAACTACGAGAATTGGCATATCAAAGGCAAAAAATATAAAATGGCGTTGGTATCTCAAAAATAGTAGGAGTGTAAGTAAAAGATTAAAAGGTGACAAAACACCTAAATTTCAATAA
- the gatC gene encoding Asp-tRNA(Asn)/Glu-tRNA(Gln) amidotransferase subunit GatC, whose product MTKITKEEVKKVAHLARLELNENEINNHAAQLEKILDYVRQLEKIDTDDVTCTTRAIEVINVFRKDEQKNSDCNEEILELSPSREEKYFKVPKIINE is encoded by the coding sequence ATGACAAAAATAACTAAAGAGGAAGTAAAAAAAGTTGCTCATTTAGCGAGATTAGAGCTTAATGAGAATGAAATTAATAATCATGCAGCACAATTAGAAAAGATATTGGATTATGTAAGACAACTTGAAAAAATTGATACAGATGATGTCACTTGTACAACTAGAGCTATAGAGGTTATTAATGTATTTAGAAAAGACGAACAGAAAAATTCAGATTGCAATGAAGAGATTTTAGAATTGAGTCCATCAAGAGAAGAAAAATACTTTAAAGTCCCAAAAATTATTAATGAATGA
- the ntcA gene encoding global nitrogen regulator NtcA translates to MIPASRGFNRFSSQHSGQSKINSIGERFPINRTLMEVIKGLDGASTEMVERSKTIFFPGDPAERVYLIRRGAVRLSRVYESGEEITVALLRENSLFGVLSLLTGHRSDRFYHAIAFTRVEMITAPANSVLRAIEEDASVGLLLLQGLSSRILQTETMIETLTHRDMSSRLVSFLMVLCRDFGVAGEKGITIDLRLSHQAIAEAIGSTRVTITRLLGDLKDSGLLNIERKKITVFDPIALAKRFN, encoded by the coding sequence ATGATACCTGCTTCACGAGGATTCAACCGCTTTAGTTCGCAACATTCCGGACAAAGTAAAATTAACTCTATTGGAGAACGTTTTCCAATCAATAGAACTTTAATGGAAGTTATTAAAGGTCTTGATGGTGCAAGCACAGAAATGGTTGAGAGATCTAAAACTATATTTTTCCCTGGGGATCCTGCAGAAAGGGTTTATCTTATAAGAAGAGGAGCAGTAAGATTATCAAGGGTTTATGAGTCAGGTGAAGAAATAACAGTTGCTCTTTTAAGAGAGAATAGTCTCTTTGGTGTTTTATCTCTTCTAACAGGACATAGATCTGATCGTTTTTACCATGCTATAGCATTTACAAGGGTTGAGATGATAACAGCACCTGCCAATTCTGTTTTAAGAGCTATAGAGGAAGATGCATCAGTAGGACTATTACTTTTGCAAGGGCTTTCAAGTAGGATCCTGCAAACTGAAACCATGATAGAAACTCTTACACACAGGGATATGTCTTCTCGTTTAGTAAGTTTCTTAATGGTTCTTTGTAGAGACTTTGGAGTTGCAGGTGAAAAAGGTATCACAATAGATCTAAGGCTTTCACATCAAGCAATTGCTGAAGCTATTGGTTCTACAAGAGTAACCATTACAAGATTATTGGGAGATTTAAAGGATTCAGGGCTTCTTAATATTGAAAGAAAAAAGATCACAGTGTTCGATCCAATTGCTCTTGCAAAAAGATTTAATTGA
- the dcd gene encoding dCTP deaminase, whose translation MLKNDLWINQQASEGMIKPFQSNLVRHLEPDNKQKPVLSYGCSSYGYDLRLSSKEFLIFRHVPGTVMNPKKFNPNNLEKTELHHDNDGDFFILPAHSYGLGVALEKMKVPENITVICIGKSTYARLGIIVNTTPAEAGWEGHLTLEFSNSSGADCRIYAEEGICQLLFFEGDPCSTTYEDRKGKYQNQPEKVTLAKI comes from the coding sequence ATGCTAAAAAATGATCTCTGGATAAATCAACAGGCCTCGGAAGGAATGATAAAGCCCTTTCAGTCAAATTTAGTGAGGCATCTTGAGCCTGATAATAAACAAAAGCCAGTTTTGAGTTACGGATGCTCATCTTATGGCTATGATTTAAGACTTTCATCAAAAGAATTCCTAATTTTCAGACATGTCCCTGGTACCGTTATGAATCCCAAAAAGTTTAATCCTAATAATTTAGAAAAAACTGAACTTCACCATGATAATGATGGAGACTTCTTTATTCTCCCTGCTCACTCCTATGGTTTAGGAGTGGCTTTAGAAAAGATGAAAGTACCAGAAAATATAACTGTAATCTGTATAGGCAAAAGTACTTATGCACGACTAGGAATAATTGTTAATACAACACCCGCCGAAGCAGGGTGGGAAGGTCATCTAACCTTAGAATTTAGTAATAGTTCAGGTGCAGATTGCAGAATTTATGCTGAAGAGGGTATTTGCCAACTACTATTTTTTGAAGGTGATCCATGTTCTACAACCTATGAAGATAGAAAAGGAAAATATCAAAACCAACCAGAAAAAGTGACTCTAGCAAAAATCTAA
- the trmB gene encoding tRNA (guanosine(46)-N7)-methyltransferase TrmB — protein sequence MRQHVNPLSINFNQIEKIPSLSEMFGDPKLNFHLDIGSAAGEFLFDLALVNTSWNYLGIEIREKLVKNAQLKVLKREIKNLYFLFGNANNIFNDVQNKFIFKNLKSISFNFPDPWFKKRHYKRRVIQPEFINMLSNKLQKGTLIFIKTDVKDLFDYMDCTILSNFRFKRIDKKDFNYSESFNPIKVKTNREKYVIVNQLDIYEMIYIKI from the coding sequence ATGAGACAGCATGTTAATCCGCTTAGTATTAATTTCAATCAAATTGAGAAAATACCTTCTTTGAGTGAAATGTTTGGTGATCCTAAATTGAATTTTCATTTGGATATAGGTTCTGCTGCTGGTGAGTTTCTATTTGATTTAGCATTAGTTAATACCAGTTGGAATTATTTGGGAATTGAAATCCGAGAGAAATTAGTAAAAAATGCCCAATTAAAAGTTTTGAAAAGGGAAATCAAAAATCTATATTTTTTGTTTGGTAATGCTAATAATATTTTTAATGATGTTCAAAATAAATTTATTTTCAAAAATCTAAAAAGTATTTCTTTTAATTTTCCTGATCCTTGGTTTAAAAAGAGACATTATAAAAGGCGTGTAATTCAGCCAGAATTTATTAATATGCTCTCAAATAAATTGCAAAAAGGGACTCTAATTTTTATAAAAACAGATGTTAAGGATTTATTCGATTATATGGACTGCACTATATTAAGTAATTTTCGTTTTAAAAGAATAGATAAAAAAGATTTTAATTATTCCGAAAGTTTTAATCCCATTAAAGTTAAAACTAATCGGGAAAAGTATGTGATTGTTAATCAACTTGATATTTATGAAATGATCTATATAAAAATTTGA
- a CDS encoding cob(I)yrinic acid a,c-diamide adenosyltransferase, which translates to MVNSSSHICSRNNLDVVNINTANKVNVKRFTQNGQIQIYHSSYRGSYPSIIRDSLRNAALGRKVLLIQFMKGGVKQGVDNAVKLCGNLTWIRSSHSFDQYNSEEIENNNNLKKSIHESTVELWNFCKKELQSDENDQIILDEIFLAIEMKIIDKDDLISTLENRFISGDVILTGTDIPKDLLLMANQITELRS; encoded by the coding sequence ATGGTAAATAGTTCATCCCATATTTGTTCCAGAAATAATCTTGATGTTGTAAACATAAATACTGCTAACAAAGTTAACGTAAAAAGATTTACACAAAACGGGCAAATTCAAATCTATCATTCTTCATATCGAGGAAGCTACCCATCTATTATTAGAGATTCTCTAAGAAATGCTGCTCTTGGTAGAAAAGTGCTCTTAATACAATTTATGAAGGGAGGCGTAAAACAAGGAGTTGATAATGCAGTAAAGCTTTGCGGTAACTTAACCTGGATAAGATCATCACATTCATTTGATCAATATAATTCAGAAGAAATTGAAAATAATAATAATTTAAAAAAATCTATTCATGAATCTACTGTTGAATTATGGAACTTTTGTAAAAAAGAACTACAATCTGACGAGAACGACCAAATCATACTTGATGAAATTTTTTTAGCTATTGAGATGAAAATTATCGATAAAGATGATTTGATTTCAACACTTGAAAACCGATTTATATCAGGAGATGTAATTCTTACTGGTACAGATATTCCTAAAGATCTATTATTAATGGCCAACCAAATTACCGAACTTCGCTCATAA
- a CDS encoding DUF3177 family protein: MNVFNQLSIWLSFQLSIIFLIGIPVTLFFWSIQKRNKAVNKLLSIYWKISLLFFISLLLLIGKFNYALVITNISTLLMTVSVWFWNDINDELREYDFSYSLTTTTKIWRWAVTFISLNFLIQSIQSFNCFSIINSDACAIWLQPSSNLYISIKNLFNFLFGANFTEPIAKFTGLFALLIYTLGLIQWSIIKLPKNGRNSFFSENGRN; the protein is encoded by the coding sequence TTGAACGTTTTTAATCAACTTTCTATTTGGCTATCCTTTCAGCTATCAATAATTTTCCTTATTGGAATTCCTGTTACTCTATTCTTCTGGTCAATTCAAAAAAGAAATAAAGCAGTAAATAAACTTCTATCAATTTATTGGAAAATATCCCTTTTATTTTTTATAAGCCTTCTGCTTTTAATAGGTAAGTTCAACTATGCTCTTGTCATAACAAATATTTCAACATTATTAATGACAGTCTCAGTTTGGTTTTGGAACGATATTAATGATGAATTGAGAGAATATGATTTTTCTTACTCCCTTACCACTACGACAAAGATATGGAGATGGGCGGTAACTTTTATATCTCTCAATTTTTTAATTCAGAGTATACAAAGCTTTAACTGTTTTTCTATTATTAATTCGGATGCATGTGCAATATGGCTTCAGCCTTCTTCAAATTTATATATTTCTATAAAAAATTTATTTAATTTTTTATTCGGGGCAAACTTTACTGAACCGATAGCAAAATTTACAGGATTATTTGCATTACTAATTTACACTTTAGGGCTTATTCAATGGTCAATAATCAAATTACCAAAAAATGGAAGAAACTCTTTTTTCTCCGAAAATGGCAGAAATTGA
- a CDS encoding fatty acid desaturase, producing MIKNYVDPPSFWNPTLGLFFGGYFLAFLSIWQWYRGVWPLPLLIATAFLALHIEGTVIHDACHKAAHPVPWINQAMGHGSAILLGFSFPVFTRVHLQHHIHVNHPKNDPDHIVSTFGPIWLIAPRFFYHEVFFFQRKLWRKYELLQWGIERSIFITIILAGLKFDFMNLIYNLWFGPALMVGVTLGIFFDYLPHRPFRSRNKWINSRVYPSRFMNLLIMGQNYHLIHHLWPSIPWFEYKIAYEKTKPLLDKKGSPQRVGIFESKDDIFNFIYDLLIGIRSHSKKRGKIRKIINLYPSYKIKKILLKIVNKTFIGSN from the coding sequence GTGATTAAAAATTACGTAGATCCGCCAAGTTTTTGGAATCCAACATTAGGTTTATTTTTTGGCGGTTATTTTCTCGCTTTTCTTAGTATATGGCAATGGTATAGAGGTGTTTGGCCTTTACCTTTACTTATAGCCACCGCTTTTTTAGCTTTACACATTGAAGGTACTGTAATTCATGATGCTTGTCATAAAGCTGCTCATCCAGTTCCTTGGATAAATCAAGCTATGGGGCATGGCTCAGCAATTCTATTAGGGTTTAGCTTCCCAGTTTTTACAAGAGTTCATTTACAACATCATATACACGTAAATCACCCCAAAAATGATCCAGATCATATAGTCAGTACTTTTGGTCCAATATGGCTAATTGCACCAAGATTTTTTTATCATGAGGTATTTTTCTTTCAAAGAAAACTTTGGCGAAAATATGAATTACTCCAATGGGGAATTGAAAGATCCATATTCATTACAATTATCTTGGCAGGTCTGAAATTTGACTTCATGAATTTAATTTATAATCTATGGTTCGGTCCAGCACTTATGGTGGGAGTCACTTTGGGAATATTTTTTGATTATTTACCTCATAGACCTTTTCGATCAAGAAATAAATGGATAAATTCTCGAGTTTATCCAAGCAGATTTATGAATTTATTAATAATGGGTCAAAATTACCATCTCATTCATCATCTTTGGCCTTCGATTCCTTGGTTTGAATACAAAATAGCTTATGAAAAAACTAAGCCGTTATTGGATAAAAAAGGTTCCCCTCAAAGGGTTGGGATTTTTGAAAGTAAAGATGACATTTTCAACTTCATTTATGACTTATTAATAGGTATAAGGAGTCATAGCAAAAAGAGAGGGAAAATAAGAAAAATCATAAATCTATACCCAAGTTATAAAATAAAAAAAATTTTGTTAAAGATAGTCAATAAAACATTTATAGGAAGCAACTAA
- a CDS encoding phosphoglucosamine mutase, with translation MQSIFGTDGIRGRFNEEITYSLAYKVGYALGSTLKKKNPILIGRDTRISGNILLQAVTQGISESGKKFINLGICPTPAIPFLIKQQNLSSGIMISASHNPPEYNGIKIFDHNGQKINKSFENKIQKLIEESKQYISVPRKVAPQKINKDLMEIYFKSLIQTMDGENLSGLRIILDTCYGSATTCAEKIFQSLGADVRVINNSKNGLKINMNCGSTNLEALKKALRECPADMGFSFDGDADRVIGIDSKGNVLDGDHILFLWGRELMEQKTLTNNLLISTQMANLGFEKAWKKIGGIFYRTDVGDKYVHEAIKQKRAILGGEQSGHILSKINNFSGDGILTALQISKYCKKKNINLNDWLKSSFDPFPQILTNINLDFNINKLNPKNKLLIDQSIEKFHAIYSDNCRVYIRPSGTEPVLRVLVEAKNHKKVHSLSSEITNKLSLEINKIIN, from the coding sequence ATGCAATCAATCTTTGGAACTGATGGAATAAGAGGAAGATTTAATGAAGAGATAACTTATTCTCTAGCCTACAAAGTAGGTTATGCTCTAGGCTCGACTTTAAAAAAGAAAAATCCAATATTAATTGGAAGAGATACGAGAATTAGTGGAAATATTCTACTTCAGGCCGTAACACAAGGTATTAGTGAAAGTGGCAAAAAATTTATCAATCTTGGAATTTGTCCAACCCCAGCTATACCTTTTTTAATCAAACAACAAAACCTCAGCAGTGGAATCATGATATCTGCAAGTCATAATCCGCCAGAATATAATGGCATAAAGATTTTTGATCATAATGGTCAAAAAATTAATAAAAGTTTTGAAAATAAAATTCAAAAATTAATTGAAGAGTCAAAACAATATATATCAGTACCTAGAAAAGTGGCCCCCCAAAAAATAAATAAAGATCTTATGGAGATTTATTTTAAAAGCCTAATCCAAACAATGGATGGAGAAAATTTAAGCGGGTTGAGAATTATTTTAGACACATGCTATGGATCAGCAACAACTTGCGCAGAAAAAATTTTTCAGTCTCTTGGTGCTGATGTAAGAGTTATCAATAACTCTAAAAATGGTTTGAAGATTAATATGAATTGTGGTTCTACTAACCTCGAAGCATTAAAAAAAGCATTAAGAGAGTGTCCTGCAGATATGGGATTTAGCTTCGATGGAGATGCCGATAGAGTAATTGGAATAGATTCAAAAGGAAATGTGTTAGATGGAGATCATATTCTTTTTCTTTGGGGTAGAGAACTTATGGAACAAAAAACCCTCACAAATAATTTGCTAATATCAACGCAAATGGCAAACTTAGGTTTTGAAAAGGCCTGGAAGAAAATAGGAGGAATCTTTTATAGAACTGATGTAGGAGATAAATATGTTCATGAGGCAATTAAACAAAAAAGAGCTATTCTAGGAGGTGAGCAGTCAGGTCATATACTTTCAAAAATTAATAACTTTTCTGGAGATGGGATATTGACTGCACTTCAAATTTCTAAATATTGTAAAAAGAAAAATATTAATTTAAATGATTGGCTTAAAAGTAGTTTCGATCCTTTTCCTCAAATACTAACTAATATTAATTTAGATTTTAATATTAATAAATTAAACCCAAAAAACAAACTTTTAATTGATCAGTCTATAGAAAAATTTCATGCAATTTATTCAGATAATTGTAGAGTTTATATAAGGCCTAGCGGCACAGAACCGGTATTAAGAGTTCTTGTTGAGGCTAAAAATCATAAAAAAGTTCATTCTCTATCAAGCGAAATCACAAACAAACTCTCTTTAGAAATTAATAAAATAATAAATTAA
- the thyX gene encoding FAD-dependent thymidylate synthase: MSKVELISLTPDAEKTMAYIARVSNPKNQENEDYSKLLSYCIKNEHWSVFEQSFMTLQIETNRGIAAQILRHRSFTFQEFSQRYADSSQLGNIPLPELRRQDSKNRQNSIPDLPDELKKRFNEKIDLHFQAASKLYEDLLAEGVAKECARFVLPLATPTRIYMSGSCRSWIHYIHLRSAHGTQKEHKSIAKNCKSIFKQCFPIVSKSLEW; the protein is encoded by the coding sequence ATGAGTAAAGTTGAGCTAATTTCGCTAACTCCCGATGCAGAAAAAACAATGGCTTACATTGCAAGAGTAAGTAATCCAAAAAATCAGGAAAATGAGGATTATTCAAAATTACTAAGTTATTGCATAAAAAATGAACATTGGAGTGTTTTTGAACAGTCATTTATGACCTTACAAATAGAAACTAACAGAGGAATCGCTGCTCAAATTTTAAGACATAGATCTTTTACTTTTCAGGAATTTTCACAGAGATATGCAGATAGTTCTCAATTGGGCAATATTCCCTTACCAGAGTTGAGGCGTCAAGATTCTAAAAATAGGCAAAATTCAATCCCCGACCTTCCTGATGAGTTAAAAAAAAGATTCAATGAAAAAATTGATTTACATTTTCAGGCTGCTTCAAAATTATATGAAGATTTACTTGCTGAAGGGGTAGCCAAAGAATGTGCAAGATTTGTTTTACCATTAGCAACTCCAACACGAATCTATATGTCTGGATCATGCAGGTCTTGGATACATTACATTCATTTAAGATCAGCTCATGGTACCCAAAAAGAACACAAGTCTATCGCCAAAAATTGCAAGTCTATTTTTAAACAATGCTTTCCTATTGTATCAAAATCTTTAGAGTGGTAA
- a CDS encoding thioredoxin domain-containing protein, with amino-acid sequence MQSESREPILKTNLKTILILIISIVFISLLLFRSLFFKSTYLLKSFGELSIDPEIAFTNNKPTFLEFYAEWCEVCKEMAPQVSAFKDEYEKDINFVFLNVDNQKWGNYIQKFAVNGIPQVNLFDKKGNLISTFIGKQDEIKIRESINNLEKEEKPYEEIINAEFSTIQENKNNKVSPRSHG; translated from the coding sequence GTGCAATCTGAAAGCCGAGAGCCAATCTTAAAGACAAATTTAAAAACTATACTTATTTTAATTATATCTATTGTTTTTATTTCACTGCTTTTGTTTAGAAGTCTATTTTTTAAATCAACTTATCTTCTAAAGAGTTTTGGCGAATTATCTATTGACCCTGAAATAGCTTTTACAAATAATAAGCCTACATTTCTTGAATTTTATGCAGAGTGGTGTGAAGTTTGCAAAGAAATGGCTCCACAAGTTTCTGCTTTTAAAGATGAATACGAAAAAGATATTAATTTTGTTTTTTTAAATGTTGATAATCAAAAATGGGGAAATTACATCCAAAAGTTTGCTGTAAATGGGATTCCTCAGGTTAATCTTTTTGATAAAAAGGGTAATCTAATATCTACTTTTATTGGTAAACAAGATGAAATAAAAATAAGAGAATCTATTAATAATTTAGAAAAAGAAGAGAAACCCTATGAGGAAATTATTAATGCTGAATTTTCAACAATTCAAGAAAATAAAAATAATAAAGTTAGTCCACGTAGTCATGGATAA
- the ileS gene encoding isoleucine--tRNA ligase encodes MKSQNSKEQKSDFSYKETLNLLKTDFSMRANSVVREPEIQDFWSKNNIDFELGSKNSGKTFTLHDGPPYANGALHMGHALNKVLKDIINKYKTLKGFKVHYVPGWDCHGLPIELKVLQNLKSDERKNLDTLSLRKKATDYAHIQIDNQMEGFKRWGIWGDWDNPYLTLRKSYESAQIGVFGKMFLNGYIYRGLKPVHWSPSSRTALAEAELEYPDEHYSKSIYVSLKITKVPEKNLLKFCQENPNIKKDSFLGDSFITIWTTTPWTIPANEAVAVNPKINYVFAIDEDKRIYLYAKNLFSEISKKFNKIFKILLEVKGSSLENIEYQHPTKNKNCRIVIGGDYITTESGTGIVHTAPGHGIDDFNVGQKYDLPITCVVDEKGNLNEYSGQFKGSNVLKDANDLIIEHLKENNLLLLQENYKHRYPYDWRTKKPTIFRATEQWFASVNGFRSSALKAIEDVEWMPATGKKRIYSMVVGRGDWCISRQRSWGVPIPVFYKKTGTEILLNSETINHIQELFSEHGADIWWDWDVKNLLPKNYLKEADLWKKGTDTMDVWFDSGSSWAAVCEQRSELKYPADLYLEGSDQHRGWFQSSLLTSVAVNNKPPYKKVLTHGFALDENGRKMSKSLGNVVDPNIIINGGNNKKAEPAYGADVLRLWVSSVDYSVDVPIGSNILKQLSDVYRKVRNTARYLLGNIHDYDPNVDGFELDQLPLLDQWMLGRLVEVTDQISNAYESYEFSKFFQILQSFCVVDLSNFYLDIAKDRLYVSSKSQFRRRSCQFVMSKVVENLAVLISPVLCHMAEDIWQNIPYPTEEKSVFQRGWPIFAQSWKNESLNQHIANLRNLRVEINKAIEGCRNKQIIGAALETEVNYLPEDKFVKDSLTWLKKFGNHDVDLFRDWLIVSDFQVVSDLAENSLILENNELGKIQILKAHGQKCDRCWHYQKEIFSGIQNTKLCKRCSNIINLHFT; translated from the coding sequence ATGAAATCTCAAAATAGCAAAGAACAAAAATCAGACTTTTCTTATAAAGAAACTTTAAATTTACTTAAAACTGATTTCTCAATGCGTGCTAACTCAGTTGTAAGAGAACCTGAGATTCAGGATTTTTGGTCTAAAAATAATATTGATTTCGAATTAGGTTCAAAGAACTCAGGCAAAACATTTACATTACATGATGGGCCTCCCTATGCAAATGGAGCTCTTCATATGGGTCATGCTCTGAATAAAGTTTTAAAAGACATAATAAATAAGTACAAAACATTGAAAGGATTTAAAGTTCACTATGTTCCTGGCTGGGACTGTCATGGATTACCGATTGAATTGAAAGTACTTCAGAATTTAAAATCTGATGAAAGAAAGAATTTAGACACTCTAAGTCTTAGAAAAAAAGCGACAGATTATGCTCATATACAAATTGATAATCAAATGGAGGGTTTTAAAAGGTGGGGCATATGGGGAGATTGGGATAACCCTTACTTAACTCTTAGGAAAAGTTATGAATCTGCTCAGATTGGAGTATTTGGGAAAATGTTTTTAAATGGTTATATATATAGAGGTCTTAAACCTGTTCATTGGAGTCCAAGTTCGAGGACTGCACTCGCAGAAGCAGAATTAGAATATCCTGACGAACATTATTCAAAAAGTATTTATGTTTCCTTAAAAATCACTAAAGTACCTGAAAAGAACCTATTGAAATTTTGTCAAGAAAATCCCAATATCAAAAAGGATTCTTTTCTCGGCGATTCTTTTATAACGATTTGGACGACAACACCCTGGACTATACCGGCGAATGAAGCAGTCGCAGTAAATCCAAAAATAAACTACGTTTTTGCGATTGATGAAGATAAACGAATATATCTTTATGCAAAAAATTTATTTTCTGAAATTAGCAAGAAATTTAATAAAATTTTCAAGATACTTCTAGAGGTTAAAGGCTCTTCGTTAGAAAATATCGAATATCAACATCCTACTAAAAATAAAAATTGCAGAATCGTGATTGGCGGAGATTACATTACAACAGAATCAGGTACTGGAATTGTTCATACTGCACCCGGTCATGGGATAGATGACTTTAATGTGGGGCAAAAATACGATTTACCTATTACATGTGTTGTTGACGAAAAAGGTAACTTAAATGAATATTCTGGTCAATTTAAAGGATCGAATGTCCTTAAAGATGCAAATGATTTAATTATTGAACATTTAAAGGAAAATAATTTGCTCCTATTACAAGAAAACTATAAGCATAGATATCCTTATGATTGGAGAACTAAAAAACCAACTATTTTTAGAGCAACAGAACAATGGTTTGCTTCTGTTAATGGCTTTAGATCATCTGCATTAAAGGCAATCGAAGATGTTGAATGGATGCCAGCTACTGGTAAGAAAAGAATCTACTCTATGGTTGTTGGTAGAGGGGATTGGTGTATTTCGAGGCAAAGGTCTTGGGGAGTCCCAATCCCAGTTTTCTATAAGAAAACTGGTACTGAAATTCTCCTAAATAGCGAGACAATTAATCATATTCAAGAACTTTTTAGTGAACACGGAGCAGATATTTGGTGGGATTGGGACGTTAAGAATCTATTGCCAAAAAATTATTTAAAAGAAGCTGATCTTTGGAAAAAAGGAACGGATACAATGGATGTTTGGTTTGATTCAGGATCTAGCTGGGCAGCAGTTTGTGAACAGAGAAGTGAATTAAAGTACCCTGCCGATCTTTATTTAGAGGGTTCAGATCAGCATCGAGGTTGGTTCCAGTCGTCTTTGCTTACATCTGTTGCAGTTAACAATAAACCTCCATATAAGAAAGTTTTAACTCATGGTTTTGCACTTGATGAAAACGGAAGAAAAATGAGCAAATCATTAGGCAACGTAGTTGATCCAAATATAATTATTAATGGAGGTAATAATAAAAAAGCTGAACCTGCTTATGGTGCTGATGTTCTAAGGCTATGGGTAAGCTCTGTAGATTATTCAGTAGATGTTCCCATTGGTTCAAATATACTCAAACAACTATCAGACGTCTATAGAAAAGTTCGTAATACTGCAAGATATCTTCTAGGAAATATTCATGATTATGATCCTAATGTTGATGGTTTTGAACTTGATCAGTTGCCGCTCTTAGATCAATGGATGTTAGGTAGATTAGTTGAGGTTACAGATCAAATATCAAATGCTTATGAAAGTTATGAATTCTCAAAATTTTTTCAAATCTTACAAAGTTTTTGCGTTGTAGATCTATCAAATTTCTATTTGGATATTGCGAAGGATAGGTTATATGTAAGTTCCAAATCACAATTTAGGAGAAGATCATGTCAGTTCGTAATGTCAAAAGTTGTTGAAAATTTAGCTGTTCTTATTTCTCCAGTGCTTTGTCATATGGCTGAAGATATTTGGCAAAATATTCCATATCCAACTGAAGAAAAATCAGTTTTTCAAAGAGGATGGCCAATTTTTGCGCAGTCATGGAAAAACGAAAGTCTTAATCAGCACATTGCAAATTTAAGAAATTTGAGAGTGGAGATTAATAAAGCTATAGAAGGATGTAGAAACAAACAAATAATTGGAGCCGCTTTAGAAACAGAAGTTAATTATTTACCTGAAGATAAATTTGTTAAAGATTCTCTAACTTGGCTTAAAAAATTTGGGAATCATGATGTTGATTTATTTAGGGATTGGCTTATAGTTTCAGATTTTCAAGTCGTATCTGATTTGGCAGAGAATTCCTTGATTCTTGAAAATAATGAACTTGGGAAAATTCAAATTCTTAAAGCACATGGTCAAAAATGTGATAGATGTTGGCACTACCAAAAAGAAATTTTTAGTGGAATCCAAAATACAAAATTATGCAAAAGATGTTCGAATATTATTAATCTTCACTTTACTTAA